The DNA region AAGCACTATTCGACCAGCTACCTTCGGCCCAATTCCAGGAACTTTAGTGAAGGTCTTGCCATCACCGGTGGAGGTTGCAACTCGAATAGTTTCTGGCTCAAGCACCGCCAGCACGGCTAACCCTAAACGCGGTCCAATGCCGCTGACGGTTAGCAGAATCTCAAACACCTCGCGCTCATCCGGATCAGCAAAACCGTAGAGCGTCATCGAGTCTTCGCGGACAATCATCGCCGTCGTCAAGGTGCTCTCTTGACCCAAGCGCAAGGTGCCGAGTGTTTTCGGCGTTGCCTGTACCAACATGCCGACGCCGCCAACGTCAATCACAGCGGCAGAAAGGCCGATGTGTGCCACCGGGCCGCGGAGAAAACTGATCATGCGCCTACCTCAATGCGATACGACTTTCGCCGTCAAACTATCCGAACATATCTACGAATAGCGTATCCGGTGAGTCTGACGATTCAAGAACGCCACGCAGAGCTACTCGCACACTAGCGCCGCTGCTTGGACGATTTCTCCACGTTTTTGCGTGCTTTAGCCTCGGCTTCTAACCAAAGCTTTCGGGCCGGCGTCAGCTCGCCCGCCGCGGCCGTTGAACCTGGACCACTGCGCCAAGCATGTGTGATTGCCAGCGCCAACGCATCAGCGGCATCAGCGGGCGTCGGCGCAACCTTGAGTTTGAGGATCCTCGTCACCATGGCAGTAACGGCAATCTTGTCCGCCCGGCCATTTCCCGTGACCGCAGCCTTCACCTCGCTGGGCGTGTGTAATGCCACGGCAATCCCCCGCTTAGCCGCGGCGGCAATCACAATCCCCGAGGCTTGGGCAACGCCCATCACGGTGGACAGGTTGGTCTGCGAGAAGACGCGTTCCACAGCCAGTACATCGGGTGAATGCGTATCAAGCCATTGATCGATCGACTCCGAGATCACCAATAGTCTTTGGGAAAGCGGCAGTTCAGAACTGCTACCGATCACGCCGACGGCGACCAGGCTAGCGCTGCGATTCGCCGCGACATCGACGACGCCGAAGCCGCATCGGGTCAGGCCTGGGTCAACTCCAAAGACACGCACAAAGGAACTGCTCAGTCTTCGTCGAGCTGCGCCATAACTTCGGCGCTCACGTCGGCATTCGAGTAGACGTTCTGCACATCGTCAAGATCTTCCAACGCATCGTAAAGCCGCATGAATTTCTTCGCGTTCTCGACGTCTAGTTCCACCTGCATCGACGGAACAAACCCCGCGTCGTCCGTATCGTATTCGATGCCGGCTTCCGTCAACGCAGACCGAATAGCAGGCAAATCTTGCGGCTCGGAAATTACTTCGAAGTTTTCACCTTCGGACTTGACCTCTTCGGCGCCGGCATCCAGCACGGCCATCAAAAGGTCGTCTTCGCTGAGCTCGTTTTGCGGTAGCGAGACAATGCCTTTCCGGGCAAAGAGGTAGGAGACCGAACCAGGGTCTGCCATATTCCCGCCGTTACGGCTAACTGCCAAACGAACTTCTGAAGCTGCGCGATTTTTGTTATCGGTCAAACACTCGATCAAGATTGCAGTACCTTGCGGGCCATAGCCTTCGTACATGATCGTTTGATAATCGATGGCTTCGCCGAGCTGACCGGAGCCACGCTTAATAGCGCGATCGATATTGTCATTGGGCACCGAGGTCTTTTTAGCCTTGGTCACCGCGAGTTCAAGCGCCGGGTTACCGGCCATATCCGGTCCGCCCACCCGAGCGGCAACTTCGATGTTTTTGATCAGCTTGGCAAACGATTTTGCTCGTCGACCGTCGATGACGGCCTTTTTATGCTTTGTCGTTGCCCATTTGGAGTGACCGGACATGCTTGATCTCTTCTTTCCTTGCCTATTTCCGTGATTCAGCTTGGTTAGCGTCTTGACTAAGTCGCGACGCCATCATGCTGACTAACAATTCGTGCACTCGAAGCTCCGAGGTTTCGCTTTCTTGAACTAACACTTCCGGATGAAACGAAGTAGCAAGCAAATTCCCAGAGCGGACTGCGACCGCACGGTCGATTCCTTCGATTCTAACCACGGCGAGCACTTCCACCTCGGAACCGGCCTGTTCGATCCATGGCGCGCGGATGAAAACCGCGTGTACCGGTCGTTCAGAATCCGATAACGAGTCGAACTTCAACTCAGTTTCAAACGAGTCGCGTTGCCGACCAAAAGCATTTCGGCGCACCGTGACGTCTAGGCCGCCCAGCGTGCGTTGTGGCGCCCCGTCCCGGTCAAGTGCTGGATCCGCGATTCGGTCGGCCAACAAAATCATGCCTGAACACGAGCCGTAAACCGGTTTGCCAGAGGCAATGAACGCTTTTAACGGCTCTGAAAGCTCAAAAGCGCGAATCAACCGATCAATCGCCGTTGACTCGCCGCCAGGCAGCACTAAGCCATCTAGATCGGCTAGTTCGCTTGCGCGCCGAATAGGCACAGCCTCAGCCCCGCAAGCTTCTAAGGCCGCTAGGTGCTCGCGGACATCACCTTGTAACGCAAGCACTCCTGCACGCAGCGTACGGCCGATTGTCATTGCGGAGTCCTTGAAATCACCACGTCATCATACCCGTGCTGATACCGAAGAGCATCCTGGCAGAGTGTCAGAACTGACACGGCCTCTCGGCACGTCAGGCGAGTACGACGGCGTCGAGCCAGTACGATTGAATCTGGACTTTCTCTGAGGTGAGGTAAACGCATGTGCGGTATTGCCGGGTATTACGGCTATGGCGAAGACGAGGCGATGCTCAAAGCGATGAGCGCGACTATTGCTCATCGCGGGCCTGATGGTGAGGGTTTTTACACCCAGGATTCGGTGGGCTTTGCGCACCGCCGACTCGCGATCATCGATGTAGCCCACGGCCAAGAGCCGATGATCAGCCAGGACGGCAAAACGGTGCTGGTCTACAACGGCGCGGTCTATAACTACCTAGATCTGCGTGCCGAGCTAGAAGCACTGGGTCGCACTTTTGTGACTAATTCAGATACTGAAGTTATCTTGCAGGCTTACGAAGAGTGGGGCGAAGAGTCTTTCGACCGGTTCAATGGCATGTTCGGCTTTGCCATCCATGATCAGGCGAAGCAGAAACTCATCTTGGCTCGCGATCACTTCGGTATCAAGCCGCTTTATTTTGCTAATACTGGCACTCCAGATGCCCCCGCACTGGTCTTTGGATCAGAAATCAAACCGCTGCTCGCTACCGGCAAGGTCGCCAAAAAGGTCGACGAGCGAATTCTTTACCGGTACTTGCAATTCCGAATTCACGATGAAGAACCAGCTACCTTCTTCGATGGCATTCTGAAACTGATGCCTGGCGAAAAGCTGGTTCTGGATACCAGCACCGGCGAGCACGCCATCAGCATGTTTACGCGGCTGCCTGAAGAGCTCAAAGAGCTCGCCAAAATCGACACTCCTTACTCGAAAGCCGTCATCGATGAGTACCGTGAGCGGTTCACCGAAAGCGTGCGACTGCGTTTGCGGTCTGAAGTCCCGGTGGGCACAGCACTATCCGGCGGACTGGACTCTTCCGCCGTCGTCGTGACGATCAATAAACTCATGCAGGAAAAAGCTGCCGCTACGGATTCGCTCGGCAGCACCCAGCAGACTTTCTCGGCGGTTTTCCCCAACTCGATCAACGACGAAGAAAAATATGCTGATGCGGTAATTGCGCGTTGCGAGGGAAACGTCACTAGTCACAAGATCAAGCCGAAATCTGCCGAGTTCGCTGAGGATCTAGAAGACTTCGTGCGGACGCAGGAAGAGCCGATCATTTCCTCTGGCCCTTATGCGCAGTACCAGGTGATGCGCAAGGCATCCCAACACGTTACGGTGCTTCTGGACGGCCAGGGTGCTGATGAAATGATGGCCGGTTACATTCCTTACTACTTTGCTTACCTTCGTCAGCTGAAGAAAAAGGGCCAGTACGCCAAACTAGCTAAAGAAATGCTCTCCAGCTCAGACATTTTGTTCCGGCTGGGTCGTTTCCGCCTGCAAGACGCAGTTACTGTGCGGAAACAGATCACTATTGGTCCGTTGCTGGCTAAATCCTTCACGGCGCAACATAAGAGTGAGCGTTTTAGCAATATTCCAGACAATATGAAGCTGCGTCTGATCGACGATCTTTTCCACAAATCGCTGCCCTCGGTGCTGCGCTATGAGGATAAGAACACGATGCGCTTCTCGATCGAGGGTCGCGTGCCGTTCCTGGACAAGGAAGTCGTCAAATTTCTCTTCAGCTTGAGTGATGAATCGATCATCAAGGGCGGCTGGAACAAACGGATTTTGCGCGATGCGACCCGTGGCTTGCTGCCGGAAATGATTAGCAACCGCCGGAACAAGATTGGCTTCACCACCCCTGAAGCCGAGTGGTTTGTGAACATGAAGGAAAAGCTCTACGAGATTTTCCTCTCTTCCTCCTTCGAGGCCCGTCCTTATTGGAATAGCGATGCCGTGCTCTATGCCTTTGAGGAATACCTCAGCGGCAAGTCCTCCGGCTCAACCATGGTGTTCTGGCGCCTACTCAACACCGAGCTCTGGTTGCGCGAATTCTTTGATGAGCCTGAGGTCAAAGTCGGCATCGAGGGCAAGAGCGACTACATTCCTAATGCGGATAAGCAGCTCGAGATCACGGTGCCAGCCGACGGTAAGACGTATCGTCGGTACCCCTTGCGGACCGAAATTTTCTACAAGGAGACCGACCTGGACCCGGCGACTCTGAGCTACGTGCAACGCTTTGTTGATGGCTTGCCAGCGGCCGGTGCCGAGCATAACGCAGCCACTGCTGATGCGCCGTGGTACCTCTTTGTCAGTGAAAAAATCGTCGCGATGACGCAAGGCCGATCAATTCCGGTCTGGGACATCAAAGTCAGCGCCGCAGCGCGGACCTTGAGCAAGTTTGTGGTGCGCAACCCCGGTGGTATTGGGTTAGCTAGCCCGTGGTCAATGCAATTGGCCATCGAAGAGGTTGGGCTCCCCCGAATTCTTTGGGCATCTTTCCGATCGGTGATCGGTAAGTTCCAGGGCAAGAAGGGCGTCTTTTACGACGTCGTCGGGCACAATATTAACGCCATTGATGGGGCCGCTGGTTACCAGGTGGGCACCTCGACGCACTCCGTAAAGTACGCTCCGATCGATCCCGACGGCGTGGCACGCAGGTTGAGCGGCAAAATCCGAGATCTGCTGCCTGCCGAGTTCGCGAAGAACTTTGCCGGAACCGCAATCATGGACGCAAACGATCTGGGTGTGGTGGCCTTGGGCCACGACACAGCGTTGTCGAAGGATGTTTTGGAAGGAATCTTCAAAGATAATCCGCAAGGTCAAAGCACCGAAACGACGCCCATGTCGATAGTTTTTCTGCAGAAGTAACAAAATAAGGCCGTGAACCACTACCTCGTGGTTCACGGCCTTATTTCTTGCTCGCTATTCGTCTTTCGGAACTTCGACGACCTGCGAATCGGCATTGCGACGGACTGAGTCGATACCGTTCAACGCGCTTTAATCTTTGTTTTATATCCCTGTGAAGTTGCAATGACCTCGCCATTGCCAGCCTTCAATCGGAAACGGAAACCGCCGGACTTATCTTCATAGAGCTCAAACTTGTCTGCCATGCCTGAACCTCTCGTTGTGCGGAGACCTTTCGGCAACCGCGAAATGGAATCCAACAGTCCCAGTGTAGGTGCGCATTCTTAAAATGAAAGGATATTTTTCCTCGCATTTCACTTAGATGCAGATTGCCCAAGGCAGCTGTGCGTGAAAGAGTCGACTCATGCCTATTTCTTCTGCGGATTCGCTGACGAATCCCCTGCTCCAATCCAGCACGTTGGCTTACGGCCTGCCCGATTTTGGCGTAATAGCGCCGGAGCACTTTTTGCCGGCGTTTACTGCTGGCTTTGAAGAACACCTTCTTGAGGTTGCCGCAATTCGAGACAATCCAGAACCAGCAGATTTTCAAAACACTGCCGTAGCAATGGAACGCTCGGGTACCTTACTGGGCCGCGTTGCGCGAGTCTTCTTTAATTTATCCTCCGCTGAAGCGAACGATCAGATCAAAAATATTGAAAAGACGATTGCACCGAAACTCAGCGAACACTCGGATGCAATCCAATTGGATTCAGCGCTTTATCAACGATTTGCCGCGATTGACGTTAGTGCGCTTTCGGGCGAAGATCTCCGGCTGGTCCAGGACTATCTCGACGACTTTCGACGGCGCGGCGCAGCACTAGCGGAATCGGCCAAAACCCGACTCCGCGAGCTGAATACCGAGCTTGCTAAGTTGAGCACGCAGTTTGGCCAGGACAGTGTGGCCAACCTGAACAGCGCAGCGGTTCTGGTTTCAGAACGAGCAGCACTTGATGGTTTGTCCGACGTCGAAATTGCAGCTGCTGCCGAAGCCGCCGAACAGGCCGGGCACCCGGGCGAGTTTCTTTTGACTTTGATCCTGCCAAGTGGCCAACCAGCTTTGGCTTCGCTGAACAATCGACAGCTTCGACAGAAGCTGCACACGGCTTCGGTTGGCCGCGGCTCGGATAGCAAGGGAATTGATACCCTTCAGACTGCGAAAAAGATGGCTATGTTACGCGCGGAGCGAGCCAAGGTAGTTGGCTTTGCCAACCACGCCGAGTACGAGACGTCTAATCAAACCGCGCCAACGCTTGCCGCTATTGCGGAAATGCTCGCAAAACTGGCGCCAGCTGCGGTCCGCAATGCTGAAACCGAGGCGACGGCTCTCGCAGAACAAGCTGGCCACGCGATCGAGGCCTGGGACTGGACGTATTACTCGGAAAAGGTTCGCACCGCCCGCTACGACATTGATATGTCTGGCCTCAAGCCGTATTTCGAACTTGATCGGGTGCTCCATGACGGCGTATTTTTCGCCGCGAACCGCTTGTACGGACTAGCCTTTGAGCTCCGCGAGGATCTCAAAGGCTACCACCCCGATGTTCGAGTCTGGGAAGTAAAAAATCGAGATGGCAGCGGCCTTGGCCTGTTCCTTGGTGACTATTTCACCAGAGACACCAAGAACGGTGGTGCCTGGATGAATCCGCTCGTCGAACAGTCTGAACTCTTCAACGAGCAGTCAGTGGTGGTAAACAATCTCAACATCTCCAAGCCGCCTGCGGGCGAACCCGTACTACTTAGCTTTGATGAAGTGGTTACCTGCTTCCACGAATTCGGTCACGCGCTACACGGGTTGTTTTCTCAGGTGAAGTACCCGCGATTCTCCGGCACAAGCGTGCCACGGGATTTCGTTGAATATCCCTCCCAAGTCAATGAGATGTGGATCCTCTGGCCCGAGGTCGTGGCCAATTACGCCCGGCATCATGTCAGCAATGAGGCACTACCCACCGAGGTTATCGACAAACTGCGTGCAGCCAGTCTGTGGGGCGAAGGTTTCGCGACTACTGAGTACTTAGGCTCCGCGCTTCTTGATCAAGCTTGGCATAATATTGCCGAGGGTACCGATCCCGGCGATCCGTTGGAATTTGAGCGCGCGGCCTTGCAGGCAGCTGGCGTCAACTTGCCTCAGCTGCCGCCAAGATACCGAACAGGCTATTTCAGCCACATCTTCGCCGGCGGCTATTCCGCTGGGTACTACGCCTACATTTGGTCCGAAGTTTTGGATGCTGACACGGTCGAGTGGTTCAAGGAAAATGGTGGTTTGACGGCGGAAAATGGCGATCATTTCCGGCGCGAGCTGCTTTCAAGTGGCAACAAAATCGACCCGCTACAAGCCTTCCGGAACTTCCGAGGCCAGGATGCAAACATTCAGCCGCTACTCACTCGGCGTGGGCTGAACTAAAAGTGACCGGGGTGCGAGTCCGCATCCGCGACTGCGAGCTGGTGCAAGCCGAATGGCTGCGTCAGTCCGCAGTCGCGGCGGGTGGAAAAATCTTTAGTACCCACAACATCAATTGGGCTTGGAACCCCAATGAACAAAGTCTCTACGGCTTGTTCCCGGCATCGGCTGAGGGCAGCGGACTGCGGCCAGCGCTTACCGAAGCCGTCCGTTTAGGCGTAAAAACGGTCGGTATCTGGGCGAATGCTGCAGTGCGCCTACCGCAAGCTTTGCAGCTTGGTTTTGAGGCCGGTTGGCAACCTTGGTGGATGGCGGCCTCAGTAGCCGAGATCCCGCTGGACGAAAGTCCCCTGACGACCCATCATGGTCTAGACCTTGCAAAGGGAGCGTGGCAAGCCCAAATAGATTTCGACGGCGAGTGGGCTGCCAGCGGGACACTGTTTGCTCCCCAGCTCGGTTTTAGCTCAGACGTGGTTCGCACCGGGCTTGGTGGCATCTTCGACATGTACGTCGCCCAGGAACACCAACGGCAAGGTCTTGGAACGCGAGTTTTGCGGGCATTGGCTGCCCGGGCAAAGCAGGAGGGCTTGGATGCCTTGGTCTTAAACTCAACGCCAGCTGGCGAGCGGTTATATCGATCAAACGGCTTCGAGCTAATTGGTCGCGGCCAGACGTACTGGCTACATTTGGGTTAACCGAACGTTGCAGCAGTCCAGACCGCAACCGAACAGGCGATCGACTTGCTGTGGTTCTACTTTGGCAATTCTAGATACCTCTCGCTCACAGAGGACGACGGACCTCAATCAGCCCGTCGATAATGCAGCGCGACCGCGCCGTTGCTGAGAGGTATTGCCGAGATCAGCTTGAGGCGTCGGGTACTGGGCAGGCCACTCTGGTAAAAGGTGGGGCCGTGGCCAGCAATCATAGGTTGGAGGAGCAACTTATACTCGTCGATCAGACCCAGTCGGTCCAGCTCGGTCGCAAGTTTGCCGCTGCCGACGAGGATTCCATGGGGAATCTGATCCTTGAGTTCCTGCACAGACGTGCGCAGATCTCCGGCGATATGGCGGCTGTTGGTCCATCGAAAGTCGTTGCGCGTCGACGATACAACGTACTTCGGCTTAGCTTCCAGTTTGAGGGCCAACTCACGCATCGCTGCCGGCGCATCGACGTCGCCGCAGGCTACCGCCGGCCAGTAGCTCTCCATCAGCTCATAGGTGATGCGCCCCCAGAGCATTGCGCCGCTCTCGTCCATCAGAAGAGTGAAGTGAGCGTGCGTCTCATCATCGGCGATGCCTTCCTGGTGGTCAACGCAGCCATCTAGGGTGACGTTGATGCCAAAGGTTAAAACTCCCATACGACGATTCCTCCTCTGCCGTCGGCTTTCGCCACGAAAACAATGGATTCTGCTGTATACATCAACAGTAAAGTCGTCATCAGTCAGACGTCAACGAGGTCATGAGGTGGAGACTGGGCTGGAGCTATGGCGTGCTGGCAAGGCCACACGCTGCGGTGCACTGTCAGATCCGGGCTGTTGGGGGCCAGGCGCTCTAAGCCCTCTGGACCCCGACCGGTGCGAACGTCTGTTGAGACTAAGCCAGCATGCAGCAGGAGTTTTGACCATCGCACTGACGAAGCCCCCAAGGCTTTAGCTTTGGGGGCTTCGGTACAAACAGCTTTCGAAGGAGGGCTGCCTATTCGATGTCCTGGAGGCCTTCCGATCATGCAGCCAGCCGGGGGGCGCAACGGAGCCAGAAAACCCTCGGCTATCTGGTTTACCAGCCGCGCTCGGCCAAACGGTGTGGTTCTGGAATTTCTTCGACATTGATGCCGACCATGGCTTCACCCAAGCCACGCGAAACCTGAGCAATCACGTCAGGGTCATCGTGGAAGGTCGTCGCTTTGACGATCGCAGCAGCCCGCTGGGCCGGGTTTCCGGACTTGAAGATGCCCGAGCCAACAAATACGCCGTCGGCGCCAAGCTGCATCATCATCGCAGCGTCAGACGGCGTAGCGATTCCGCCCGCGGTGAAAAGCACAACCGGTAGCGAGCCGCGCTCAGCTACTTCTTTCACCAAGTCATAAGGCGCTTGCAGTTCTTTGGCGGCAACATAAAGCTCGTCTTCAGCCATCGAGCTTAGGCGGCTGATCTGAGCACGAATCTGTCGCATGTGCGTTGTCGCATTGGAGACGTCGCCAGTACCAGCTTCACCCTTGGAGCGGATCATCGCCGCGCCTTCATTGATCCGGCGCAAAGCCTCACCAAGATTGGTCGCACCACAGACGAACGGCACCGTGAACTGCCACTTATCAATGTGGTTGGTGTAATCCGCGGGGGTCAAAACCTCTGACTCGTCAATGTAGTCAACGCCAAGCGACTGCAGCACCCGAGCCTCAACAAAATGGCCAATTCGAGCCTTTGCCATGACCGGGATTGACACCGAGGCGATGATCGAATCGATCATGTCCGGATCGCTCATTCGCGACACGCCACCTTGGGCGCGAATATCCGCAGGGACTCGTTCCAAAGCCATTACCGCAACTGCACCGGCGTCTTCGGCGATTCTCGCCTGCTCAGCGGTGACCACATCCATGATCACACCGCCCTTGAGCATTTCCGCCATACCGCGCTTGACCCGATTGCTGCCGGTAACCGACGTCGTCAACTCGCTCACGCTTTTCCTCTTTTTCGCTCAGATGAATTGGCCTGCCCGATCTGCAGGGCGTGCCTAGCGTCGATACTAGTCGGATCAAGGGAGCAAGAGGGCCAATTTTTGAGGAACTGCACGCTTTAAGGGCCACACGATTTTCCGTGGCCTGATTGGCAGTATTAGCTCGCTGTCCAAGCTTTTGCTTGCTCACGGACCGTCAATACACGTTGGAAAATGGTCACCACGCTGGCAATTGCGAGCACAATGAGCACCACCAGCAGCACCCAGGACGGTATGCCAAGGCCAACCAGTCCGGTCGCTACCAGCACAACCACAAGCCGCTCTGAGCGCTCAGCAATCCCGACATTGGCCGTCAGCCCTAGGCCCTCAGCTCGCGCCTTGCTGTAGGAGACTAATGAACTTAGCACCAAGCAGATCAGGGCCAGAATCGCGATCGTTGGATTGGCGCCGCCGAGAAAAAACCAGATTACGATGCCGGTAAAGACGCTGCTATCCCCCACCCGGTCCAGATACGAATCGAGAAAGGCGCCCCAAGGACCGGGTCTATCCAGTTGGCGAGCCATCAGCCCGTCAATAATGTCTGAAAAAACGAACACGGTGATGACCACGGTGCCCCAGAACAACTGGCCCATCGGATAGAAGATCAAGGCACCAGCCATCACACCAAGCGTGCCCACAACGGTGACGGCGTCAGGAGAAACTCCCCACCTAACCAACAGCCGGGCAATCGGCATGAAGATTGCGGCAAACAGACCTCGCGCGTATTTATTTAGCATCCGGAGTCAGGCCCCCGGCCAAGCAGCAGCAACTTACTCACGGACTTCGCTGAGTGTTTGGGTGATCGCCTTAGTCTGCGCGATGATCGGAAGAAAATTCCCATCCCCGTCCCAACGCGGCACCACATGTTGGTGCAGGTGTGCGGCCACACCAGCTCCACCGGTGACACCTTGGTTCATGCCCAGATTGAACCCAGACGGTTTTGCAACCTCACGAAGTACGCGCATGGCGGTCTGCGACAAGTCCGCGAACTCGGCCGTTTCCGGGACAGAGAGGTCCGTGTAATCGGGAACATGCTTATAGGGACAAACCAGTAAATGACCAGGGTTATACGGAAAAAGGTTCAGCACGACAAAGCAGGATTCGCCGCGGTGCACAATCAGTGAGTCTTCGTCCGACCGAGTGGGCGCAAGGCAAAAAGGACAATCATGCTCATCTTTGCTGAACTGATCTTGACCCCCTTTGATGTACGCCAACCGGTGCGGAGTCCATAACCTTTGGAAGGCATCCGGAACTCCGGCCAGCTCGAAATCATCTGTCCGCTCAACCATCCGCATACCTTCCACTTAGGGAAAATCTTCCCGGCTTGCCTTGGCTTCGCACCGTGTCTTCGGTTCCTGCTCCGAAGGCTATTCGGTGCTGATGCTCTCCTGGACGATCAGTTCGCTATCTTTGACCCGATCCTGAACCGCCCGGACAATTCGCTGCACAGCCTCGGCTACTGGTACGCCATTGTCTTGGCTCCCGTCGCGGAATCGGAATGAGACCGCGCCAGCCTCCACATCGTCACCGCCAGCAATCAGCACAAACGGAATCTTCTCTTTACTAGCGGTCCTGATTTTCTTCGGGAATCGATCGCTTGAGATATCAAGCTCCGCCAGCACGCCGGCCGAACGTAACTGCCCGACGACGTCGGCCATGTAGTCGTTGAAGGTCTCGGCCACCGGAATGCCGACCACCTGCACCGGCGCCAACCAAGCGGGGAAGGCACCTGCGTAGTGTTCGGTCAGCACAGCCATAAACCGCTCCACCGAACCGAAAAGTGCGCGGTGAATCATTACCGGGCGTTGCCGAGAACCATCTGCAGCTTGATACTCCAGTTCAAAGCGTTCAGGCAAATTGAAATCAAGCTGGATCGTGGACATCTGCCAGGTGCGGCCAATGGCATCGCGAGCTTGAACTGAAATCTTCGGACCGTAGAACGCTGCACCACCCGGATCTGGCACCAAGTCCAAACCTGATTCAGCGGCGACCTCGGCCAGAGTTCGAGTGGCTTCCTCCCAAACATCATCAGAGCCAACGTACTTTTCTGGATCTTTAGTGGACAGCTCCAAGTAGAAGTCTTCCAAGCCGTAATCCTTGAGCAAGCCCAGCACGAAGTTCAACGTGGAAGTGAGCTCGTCTTTCATTTGATCGCGCGTGCAATAGATGTGCGCATCGTCCTGGGTCATGCCCCGGACGCGGGTAAGGCCGTGGATAACACCCGATTTCTCGTACCGGTAAACGGAACCAAATTCGAACAACCGCAGCGGCAACTCGCGGTAAGAGCGGCCCCGCGAGCGGAAAATCAGG from Renibacterium salmoninarum ATCC 33209 includes:
- the ruvA gene encoding Holliday junction branch migration protein RuvA, translating into MISFLRGPVAHIGLSAAVIDVGGVGMLVQATPKTLGTLRLGQESTLTTAMIVREDSMTLYGFADPDEREVFEILLTVSGIGPRLGLAVLAVLEPETIRVATSTGDGKTFTKVPGIGPKVAGRIVLELAGKLVPHGTVNGAPASPSAQWKPQVVAAMTSLGWSEKDALASVEKATADSPELISDGNVAEILRTTLRWLGQDGARTSAGRQVTARG
- the ruvC gene encoding crossover junction endodeoxyribonuclease RuvC, which translates into the protein MRVFGVDPGLTRCGFGVVDVAANRSASLVAVGVIGSSSELPLSQRLLVISESIDQWLDTHSPDVLAVERVFSQTNLSTVMGVAQASGIVIAAAAKRGIAVALHTPSEVKAAVTGNGRADKIAVTAMVTRILKLKVAPTPADAADALALAITHAWRSGPGSTAAAGELTPARKLWLEAEAKARKNVEKSSKQRR
- a CDS encoding YebC/PmpR family DNA-binding transcriptional regulator, producing MSGHSKWATTKHKKAVIDGRRAKSFAKLIKNIEVAARVGGPDMAGNPALELAVTKAKKTSVPNDNIDRAIKRGSGQLGEAIDYQTIMYEGYGPQGTAILIECLTDNKNRAASEVRLAVSRNGGNMADPGSVSYLFARKGIVSLPQNELSEDDLLMAVLDAGAEEVKSEGENFEVISEPQDLPAIRSALTEAGIEYDTDDAGFVPSMQVELDVENAKKFMRLYDALEDLDDVQNVYSNADVSAEVMAQLDED
- the pdxT gene encoding pyridoxal 5'-phosphate synthase glutaminase subunit PdxT yields the protein MTIGRTLRAGVLALQGDVREHLAALEACGAEAVPIRRASELADLDGLVLPGGESTAIDRLIRAFELSEPLKAFIASGKPVYGSCSGMILLADRIADPALDRDGAPQRTLGGLDVTVRRNAFGRQRDSFETELKFDSLSDSERPVHAVFIRAPWIEQAGSEVEVLAVVRIEGIDRAVAVRSGNLLATSFHPEVLVQESETSELRVHELLVSMMASRLSQDANQAESRK
- the asnB gene encoding asparagine synthase (glutamine-hydrolyzing), which produces MCGIAGYYGYGEDEAMLKAMSATIAHRGPDGEGFYTQDSVGFAHRRLAIIDVAHGQEPMISQDGKTVLVYNGAVYNYLDLRAELEALGRTFVTNSDTEVILQAYEEWGEESFDRFNGMFGFAIHDQAKQKLILARDHFGIKPLYFANTGTPDAPALVFGSEIKPLLATGKVAKKVDERILYRYLQFRIHDEEPATFFDGILKLMPGEKLVLDTSTGEHAISMFTRLPEELKELAKIDTPYSKAVIDEYRERFTESVRLRLRSEVPVGTALSGGLDSSAVVVTINKLMQEKAAATDSLGSTQQTFSAVFPNSINDEEKYADAVIARCEGNVTSHKIKPKSAEFAEDLEDFVRTQEEPIISSGPYAQYQVMRKASQHVTVLLDGQGADEMMAGYIPYYFAYLRQLKKKGQYAKLAKEMLSSSDILFRLGRFRLQDAVTVRKQITIGPLLAKSFTAQHKSERFSNIPDNMKLRLIDDLFHKSLPSVLRYEDKNTMRFSIEGRVPFLDKEVVKFLFSLSDESIIKGGWNKRILRDATRGLLPEMISNRRNKIGFTTPEAEWFVNMKEKLYEIFLSSSFEARPYWNSDAVLYAFEEYLSGKSSGSTMVFWRLLNTELWLREFFDEPEVKVGIEGKSDYIPNADKQLEITVPADGKTYRRYPLRTEIFYKETDLDPATLSYVQRFVDGLPAAGAEHNAATADAPWYLFVSEKIVAMTQGRSIPVWDIKVSAAARTLSKFVVRNPGGIGLASPWSMQLAIEEVGLPRILWASFRSVIGKFQGKKGVFYDVVGHNINAIDGAAGYQVGTSTHSVKYAPIDPDGVARRLSGKIRDLLPAEFAKNFAGTAIMDANDLGVVALGHDTALSKDVLEGIFKDNPQGQSTETTPMSIVFLQK
- a CDS encoding YegP family protein; translation: MADKFELYEDKSGGFRFRLKAGNGEVIATSQGYKTKIKAR
- a CDS encoding M3 family metallopeptidase translates to MPISSADSLTNPLLQSSTLAYGLPDFGVIAPEHFLPAFTAGFEEHLLEVAAIRDNPEPADFQNTAVAMERSGTLLGRVARVFFNLSSAEANDQIKNIEKTIAPKLSEHSDAIQLDSALYQRFAAIDVSALSGEDLRLVQDYLDDFRRRGAALAESAKTRLRELNTELAKLSTQFGQDSVANLNSAAVLVSERAALDGLSDVEIAAAAEAAEQAGHPGEFLLTLILPSGQPALASLNNRQLRQKLHTASVGRGSDSKGIDTLQTAKKMAMLRAERAKVVGFANHAEYETSNQTAPTLAAIAEMLAKLAPAAVRNAETEATALAEQAGHAIEAWDWTYYSEKVRTARYDIDMSGLKPYFELDRVLHDGVFFAANRLYGLAFELREDLKGYHPDVRVWEVKNRDGSGLGLFLGDYFTRDTKNGGAWMNPLVEQSELFNEQSVVVNNLNISKPPAGEPVLLSFDEVVTCFHEFGHALHGLFSQVKYPRFSGTSVPRDFVEYPSQVNEMWILWPEVVANYARHHVSNEALPTEVIDKLRAASLWGEGFATTEYLGSALLDQAWHNIAEGTDPGDPLEFERAALQAAGVNLPQLPPRYRTGYFSHIFAGGYSAGYYAYIWSEVLDADTVEWFKENGGLTAENGDHFRRELLSSGNKIDPLQAFRNFRGQDANIQPLLTRRGLN
- a CDS encoding GNAT family N-acetyltransferase yields the protein MRVRIRDCELVQAEWLRQSAVAAGGKIFSTHNINWAWNPNEQSLYGLFPASAEGSGLRPALTEAVRLGVKTVGIWANAAVRLPQALQLGFEAGWQPWWMAASVAEIPLDESPLTTHHGLDLAKGAWQAQIDFDGEWAASGTLFAPQLGFSSDVVRTGLGGIFDMYVAQEHQRQGLGTRVLRALAARAKQEGLDALVLNSTPAGERLYRSNGFELIGRGQTYWLHLG